One genomic window of Glycine max cultivar Williams 82 chromosome 16, Glycine_max_v4.0, whole genome shotgun sequence includes the following:
- the LOC112999757 gene encoding receptor-like protein EIX2 codes for MLTSSTFQLLFNYSHNLQELRLRGNNIDLLSPHYPNSPSLVVLDLAVNDLTSSIILGNFNFSSTIQELYLEECGFTDKSFLVPSTSIKKSSSSLVTLDLSSNLLKSLAIFHWISNFTTNLHALSLDHNLLEGPIPDGFGKVMNSLEVLTLSSNKLQGEIPASLGNICTLQELDISSNNLSGKIYSFIQNSLILSSLRRLDLSNNKLTGEIPKSIRLLYQLESLHLEKNYLEGDINELHLTNFSKLMELDLTDNSLSLKFATSWIPSFQIFRLGLGSCKLGPSFPSWLQTQSQLSFLDISDAEIDDFVPDWFWNELQSISELNMSSNSLKEKVQPQKSANWICQIMEQLPDCWEHLSSLEYLDLSDNKLSGKLPQSLGTLVNLGALALRNNSLTGKLPFTLKNCTSLYMLGVGENLLSGTIPSWIGKSLQQLEILSLRVNRFFGSVPVHLCYLMQIHLLDLSRNHLS; via the exons ATGCtgacatcatcaacattccaATTGTTGTTCAACTATAGTCATAATCTCCAAGAGCTTCGTCTTCGTGGTAATAATATTGATTTGTTGTCTCCTCACTATCCAAACTCTCCCTCCCTTGTGGTCCTTGATCTTGCTGTTAATGACCTGACATCATCaataattttaggaaatttcAACTTCAGCTCCACCATACAAGAACTTTATCTAGAAGAGTGTGGTTTTACTGATAAAAGTTTTCTTGTTCCATCTACTTCCATAAAAAagtcttcatcttctcttgtcaCCCTTGATCTCTCCTCTAATCTATTGAAATCATTGGCTATATTTCACTGGATTTCCAACTTCACCACCAATCTTCATGCACTTTCTCTTGATCATAACCTGTTAGAAGGTCCCATTCCAGATGGATTTGGGAAAGTAATGAACTCTCTTGAAGTTCTAACCCTTTCCTCTAACAAACTGCAAGGTGAGATTCCAGCTTCTCTTGGAAATATATGCACATTACAGGAATTAGACATTAGCAGTAACAACTTGAGTGGGAAAATTTATAGCTTTATtcaaaattctttaattttgtcaTCTTTGAGGAGATTAGATCTTTCCAATAATAAATTAACGGGTGAAATACCAAAAAGCATTCGTTTGTTGTATCAGTTGGAGAGTCTTCACCTAGAGAAGAATTATTTGGAGGGTGATATCAACGAATTGCATCTCACAAATTTTTCCAAATTGATGGAATTAGACTTAACAGACAACTCATTGTCTCTAAAGTTTGCTACTTCCTGGATTCCATCTTTCCAAATATTTCGTTTGGGACTAGGTTCTTGCAAGTTGGGACCTAGTTTCCCAAGTTGGCTCCAGACTCAAAGTCAGTTAAGCTTTCTAGATATTTCTGATGCTGAGATTGATGACTTTGTACCAGATTGGTTTTGGAACGAGTTACAGTCTATAAGCGAGTTGAACATGTCTAGCAACAGTCTCAAAG AAAAAGTGCAACCACAAAAATCGGCAAATTGGATTTGTCAAATAATGGAACAGCTGCCTGACTGTTGGGAACATCTAAGTTCATTAGAATATCTTGATCTAAGTGATAATAAACTGTCAGGGAAGCTTCCACAGTCCTTGGGTACTCTTGTTAATTTGGGAGCTTTGGCCTTACGAAACAACAGTTTAACCGGAAAGCTACCATTCACATTGAAGAACTGCACAAGTTTATATATGTTAGGTGTGGGTGAAAATTTGTTGTCTGGTACAATACCATCATGGATTGGAAAAAGTCTACAACAATTGGAAATCTTAAGCTTGAGAGTAAATCGCTTCTTTGGAAGTGTTCCTGTTCATCTCTGCTATTTGATGCAAATTCATCTCTTAGATCTTTCAAGGAATCATTTGTCCTGA
- the LOC121173682 gene encoding receptor-like protein 43: protein MHREGDFKQGLIIDHSSMLFTWRDDDSNKVAAIGEALNATMKQGPIPSQLGKLTCLRYLDLKGNYVLHGEIPYQIGNLSLLRYLDLGFTSLSKAIPFHVGNLPILHTLRLAGSFDLMVNDAKWLSSLSSLTNFGLDSMPNLGSSGHW, encoded by the exons ATGCATAGAGAAGGAGACTTCAAACAAGGCCTCATCATAGATCACTCTAGCATGCTGTTCACATGGAGGGATGATGACAGTAACAAAGTTGCTGCAATTGGAGAGGCATTGAATGCAACAATGAAACAG GGACCAATCCCTTCTCAGCTAGGGAAGCTTACATGTTTACGATATCTAGATTTAAAGGGAAATTATGTTCTCCATGGAGAAATCCCTTATCAAATTGGAAATCTCTCACTGTTGAGGTATCTTGATCTTGGGTTTACTTCACTTTCCAAAGCAATCCCTTTCCATGTTGGGAATCTTCCTATCTTGCATACTCTTAGACTTGCTGGCAGTTTTGATCTTATGGTTAACGATGCAAAGTGGctatcttctctctcttccttaaCAAATTTTGGCCTTGATTCAATGCCAAATCTTGGCTCCTCTGGTCACTGGTAA